In Desulfatibacillum aliphaticivorans DSM 15576, one genomic interval encodes:
- a CDS encoding beta strand repeat-containing protein, whose amino-acid sequence MNWKTSKRPLRLITTLFMICAFAMLATGAALGASQSGTVLPATAVAAQGAPITFTVQYDVSDSDNTLNAFAATVHFNANLLDYNGYDNFYETGKLGFPELEDDSANADGDATTTKLIRLAWSDPFGGSWPNQALPFDLVDLGFQPKGDAAAGDTPINIVVYTGHAGYDKVGTGATLTVVEAPKVVDVDSSVADGSYKAGDLIPIQVTFDQAVDVTGTPQLTLDTGVVNYTSGTGTTTLTFNYTVAAGDATSDLAYTGTDALALNGGTIVGANAAAIDAALTLPTVGGAGSLSGNKDIVIDTAAPSVAITAPAADVYQNTNTYQFKGTADSGNGSAIEYVKVSLNGGAYVDATVPARKASVNWTYDATFIQEGAYTIDVYALDEAGNQSDTESSQYTVYYDITPPTASFALSPVNDVDGTLWAKAGPITATITFADNYGVDLSSPLNVGLETTPPGGLCDTSFTGGWLPASTVWQGTATLGAGCTDDYNAFVTALGDLAGNIITATQAFSVDAVDPLLTIATTVTNCVGTAFTLQGYTDDADSGVASVEVSLDGGSTWNAATVQSTSKIPSYSWSYAATLAAGANTLDVRATDNAGNITTDSHDVFSADQLALSVNGQDVTGGTIYVPNVDGSNNVDVTVTGGTEAWGTYTWNLDPAGPTVVSQTIGAVTTLSATVGLTGTQTLLVQDPVDGGMVFSATVTVQTVEFTVGGPLDAVVGDSLTYAALGATGAVTWNVTQGADLVSASTGTGDTFTVTALAKGTVKVTGTDGATSVTSQPVTTEIYDPVSVTNKPAETPTVEAGTSTGLYTVTGGDGTTYTWTVTYPDGITTFVRTGTSFSFTPPKTGAFAGTYTIVVMDGSGYTDTFTIFVPIKLVMAEVNTLKVGITTDNLEAVPAVAYEGDSPYLWAQGLADDEDLSVSYIQNPVTANDLVLEEVVTATQSFFQVDALNEGVCLVAVSAQDGAFTDSLRVDVIGFGSLSGAITNNQPLVDLADVEVDLFDYATGQWIDDDNNVITGTYQIDNVPNGVYIVSLEGDGANYVPFDVRQRVQIDGDTVLNLVIPEVTPITGTYSLDVTFNGDYAGNGIDYTLTNADTGAVVREGTHPGPSKGSIDDDLLLTGLTAGLYTFGVSGGGYVPQVWTDLSGSDVISLTADAAITMTLVNDVPKVEVYHQVTQGGVKVFVIPAGGGWTAFYAELDGTDITALMGGTGSVFNPFTYEWTPSDPNVTVSPVMQANGDAVYTLDFYFEDDTSKAEVVPYTYTVTYTVYANDDNREDDLDEDQAELETLNNGKALYVTEGTADFLPGVGATFLVNLPDADGVLHEVPITIPALPLNLLYVDDFDVVGAGNDNLLYGDTKANAGSDYYEEDKANAAVLTPNTMLRAVAKFYTFGGDAYGAGASIKLVLASDGTTPVRYNPILLNGTKRERVEGAPDIILPVLLNKDSKVYASLKKMSDAEKKLGIKVSERGDGTAGFHYESLDFSVSDKGVLYLELPHLTVIAPAAAQAGGDDKPVADDDESDCFVDTVSTSNGFAGLMLAMAALLAALAVRTRKNAA is encoded by the coding sequence ATGAACTGGAAGACCTCAAAACGGCCGCTAAGGCTGATAACCACGTTATTCATGATCTGCGCTTTCGCCATGCTGGCCACTGGCGCTGCTTTGGGCGCATCACAAAGCGGCACAGTTTTACCCGCAACAGCCGTAGCAGCGCAAGGAGCCCCTATCACTTTCACAGTTCAATATGATGTTAGTGACAGTGACAACACTCTGAACGCGTTTGCTGCGACTGTCCATTTCAATGCAAATTTGCTTGACTATAATGGATATGACAATTTTTATGAAACAGGCAAATTGGGCTTTCCTGAGTTGGAAGACGACTCTGCTAATGCAGATGGCGACGCCACCACGACCAAACTCATACGGCTGGCTTGGTCTGATCCGTTTGGCGGTTCCTGGCCAAACCAAGCCCTTCCCTTCGACTTGGTGGATCTTGGTTTTCAACCTAAGGGAGATGCTGCCGCAGGTGATACGCCAATAAACATTGTTGTGTACACCGGACACGCAGGTTACGACAAAGTGGGAACTGGAGCTACTCTTACTGTCGTCGAGGCCCCTAAGGTAGTCGACGTCGACTCCAGCGTTGCGGACGGGTCTTACAAGGCTGGCGACTTGATTCCGATTCAGGTAACCTTTGATCAAGCGGTTGACGTAACCGGCACGCCTCAACTCACACTGGATACAGGCGTGGTCAATTACACCAGCGGAACCGGCACAACCACCCTTACCTTTAATTACACGGTGGCAGCGGGCGACGCCACTTCCGACCTGGCTTATACAGGCACGGACGCTTTGGCTCTGAACGGCGGAACCATCGTCGGCGCAAACGCCGCCGCTATTGATGCGGCTCTCACCCTGCCCACCGTCGGCGGCGCGGGCTCTTTGAGCGGCAACAAGGATATTGTGATTGACACTGCAGCGCCTTCCGTAGCCATCACGGCTCCGGCGGCCGATGTGTATCAGAACACCAACACCTACCAGTTTAAGGGTACGGCGGATTCGGGCAACGGCTCGGCCATTGAGTACGTCAAGGTCAGCCTGAACGGCGGCGCCTATGTAGACGCCACAGTGCCCGCCCGCAAGGCTTCGGTGAACTGGACCTACGACGCCACGTTCATCCAGGAAGGCGCCTACACCATAGATGTGTACGCTCTTGACGAAGCAGGCAACCAGTCCGACACGGAGAGCAGCCAGTACACCGTGTATTACGACATCACGCCTCCCACGGCGTCCTTCGCGTTGAGCCCGGTCAATGACGTGGATGGAACCCTGTGGGCCAAGGCCGGCCCCATCACGGCCACCATCACTTTTGCGGACAATTACGGAGTGGACCTGAGCTCCCCCTTGAACGTGGGCCTGGAAACGACGCCCCCCGGCGGGCTCTGTGACACCTCGTTCACAGGCGGCTGGCTGCCTGCGAGCACGGTCTGGCAGGGAACCGCCACATTGGGCGCTGGCTGCACGGACGATTACAATGCATTCGTCACGGCCCTTGGCGACTTGGCAGGCAACATCATTACAGCCACCCAGGCTTTCAGCGTGGACGCGGTTGATCCTTTGCTGACTATCGCAACCACGGTCACCAACTGCGTGGGAACCGCTTTCACCTTGCAGGGCTACACGGACGATGCTGATTCCGGCGTCGCCAGCGTGGAAGTGAGCCTGGACGGCGGATCCACCTGGAACGCCGCCACGGTGCAGAGCACTTCCAAAATTCCCAGCTATTCCTGGAGCTACGCAGCCACCCTGGCCGCCGGCGCCAACACTCTGGACGTGCGTGCGACCGACAACGCCGGCAACATCACGACCGACTCTCACGACGTATTCTCCGCTGACCAGTTGGCCCTGTCCGTGAACGGCCAGGACGTAACCGGCGGAACCATTTACGTGCCGAACGTCGACGGCAGCAATAACGTGGACGTCACCGTAACCGGCGGAACCGAAGCCTGGGGAACCTACACCTGGAACCTGGATCCCGCAGGTCCCACGGTGGTTTCTCAAACCATCGGCGCTGTTACGACCCTTTCCGCCACGGTGGGCCTCACCGGCACCCAGACCCTGCTGGTGCAGGATCCGGTTGACGGCGGCATGGTCTTCTCGGCCACGGTCACCGTGCAGACCGTGGAATTCACCGTCGGCGGGCCTTTAGACGCCGTAGTCGGCGACAGCCTGACTTACGCAGCTTTGGGCGCCACCGGCGCGGTCACCTGGAACGTAACCCAAGGCGCTGACCTGGTTTCCGCTTCCACCGGAACCGGCGACACCTTCACCGTGACCGCCCTGGCTAAGGGAACCGTCAAGGTGACCGGTACGGACGGCGCAACCTCCGTCACCAGCCAGCCTGTTACGACGGAAATTTACGATCCTGTTTCCGTAACCAACAAACCCGCCGAAACGCCCACCGTGGAAGCCGGAACATCCACCGGGCTTTACACTGTGACGGGCGGCGACGGAACCACCTACACCTGGACGGTCACCTATCCTGACGGGATTACTACCTTCGTCAGAACCGGAACGTCCTTCTCCTTCACTCCGCCGAAAACCGGCGCCTTTGCGGGAACCTATACCATCGTTGTGATGGACGGCTCCGGCTACACCGACACATTCACCATCTTCGTGCCCATCAAGCTGGTCATGGCCGAAGTCAATACCCTTAAAGTCGGCATCACCACGGATAATCTGGAAGCCGTGCCGGCAGTCGCTTACGAAGGAGATTCGCCGTATCTGTGGGCTCAGGGCCTGGCGGACGACGAAGATCTGAGCGTTTCCTACATCCAGAACCCTGTAACCGCAAACGACCTGGTCCTTGAGGAAGTGGTTACCGCCACCCAGAGCTTCTTCCAGGTGGATGCGCTGAACGAAGGCGTCTGCCTTGTGGCCGTAAGCGCTCAGGACGGAGCCTTTACCGACAGCCTGCGGGTTGACGTGATCGGCTTTGGAAGCCTTTCCGGCGCCATCACCAACAATCAGCCCCTGGTCGACCTGGCTGACGTGGAAGTGGACCTGTTCGACTACGCCACCGGCCAGTGGATTGACGACGACAATAATGTAATCACCGGAACCTACCAGATCGATAATGTGCCTAACGGCGTGTACATCGTATCCCTGGAAGGCGACGGCGCCAACTACGTGCCTTTTGACGTGAGACAGCGGGTGCAGATTGACGGCGACACGGTCCTGAACCTGGTGATCCCCGAAGTCACCCCGATCACCGGCACTTACAGCCTGGACGTGACCTTCAACGGCGATTACGCAGGCAACGGCATTGATTACACCCTGACCAATGCGGACACCGGCGCCGTGGTTCGTGAAGGTACACATCCCGGGCCCTCTAAAGGTTCGATCGACGACGACCTGCTCCTGACCGGACTGACCGCCGGCCTGTACACCTTCGGCGTTTCCGGCGGCGGGTACGTGCCTCAGGTCTGGACGGACCTGTCCGGCAGCGACGTGATTTCCCTCACGGCTGACGCCGCCATCACCATGACCCTGGTAAATGACGTTCCCAAGGTGGAAGTCTACCATCAGGTCACCCAGGGCGGCGTGAAGGTCTTTGTGATTCCCGCAGGCGGCGGCTGGACGGCTTTCTACGCTGAACTGGACGGGACGGACATTACAGCCCTCATGGGCGGAACCGGCTCGGTTTTCAATCCCTTCACCTACGAATGGACTCCGAGCGATCCCAACGTGACCGTCTCCCCGGTCATGCAAGCTAACGGCGACGCCGTGTACACGCTCGACTTCTACTTTGAAGACGACACGTCCAAAGCCGAAGTCGTGCCTTACACCTACACGGTCACCTACACGGTGTACGCAAACGACGACAACAGGGAAGACGACCTGGACGAAGATCAGGCGGAACTGGAAACCTTGAACAACGGCAAGGCTCTGTACGTGACGGAAGGCACGGCGGACTTCCTGCCGGGCGTGGGCGCCACCTTCCTGGTGAACCTGCCGGACGCCGACGGGGTCCTGCACGAGGTTCCCATAACCATTCCGGCCCTTCCGCTGAACTTGCTGTACGTGGATGACTTCGACGTCGTGGGCGCCGGCAACGACAACCTGCTGTACGGCGACACCAAGGCCAACGCAGGAAGCGACTACTACGAAGAAGACAAAGCGAACGCAGCCGTCTTGACGCCCAACACCATGTTGCGCGCCGTGGCCAAGTTCTACACCTTTGGCGGCGACGCTTACGGTGCAGGCGCAAGCATCAAGCTGGTGCTGGCTTCCGACGGAACCACGCCTGTCAGGTACAACCCGATCCTGCTTAACGGAACCAAACGGGAAAGGGTTGAAGGCGCTCCGGATATCATCCTGCCGGTGCTTCTGAACAAGGACTCCAAGGTATACGCCTCGCTGAAGAAAATGTCCGACGCTGAAAAGAAACTGGGCATCAAGGTCAGCGAACGCGGCGACGGAACCGCCGGCTTCCATTACGAAAGCCTGGACTTCTCCGTCTCCGATAAGGGCGTCCTGTACCTGGAACTGCCCCACCTGACGGTTATCGCTCCCGCGGCCGCACAAGCCGGCGGAGATGATAAACCCGTGGCCGATGACGACGAAAGCGACTGCTTTGTGGACACCGTTTCCACCAGCAACGGCTTTGCCGGACTGATGCTTGCCATGGCCGCCCTTCTGGCCGCCCTGGCCGTCAGGACGCGTAAAAACGCCGCATAA
- a CDS encoding TetR/AcrR family transcriptional regulator — MSGPTKAELRKERIIDTARRIFAEKGVHAATVSEIAQEAKVSEGTIYEHFSNKENLLFHIPEHFTQRRQRIGVYHLKLIQGAANKLRAYAYIYTELFHENPDYATIVLLYLKGNANFRQTPGYQAIRNWFRFLTEIINEGIESGEFRPNVDAYIVRALIMGAIDQVTVNWLMSGKSTNLMETVDPIVDAVMEGILNPEVDEDAHWSNWRRTKARLRNKKIPAGEKKEQAG, encoded by the coding sequence ATGAGCGGCCCCACCAAGGCAGAACTTCGCAAAGAAAGAATAATAGACACGGCTCGGCGGATTTTCGCCGAAAAGGGAGTGCATGCAGCCACCGTGTCTGAAATAGCTCAGGAAGCCAAAGTTTCGGAAGGCACCATATACGAGCATTTTTCCAATAAAGAAAATCTTCTGTTTCATATACCCGAGCATTTCACCCAGCGGCGCCAGAGAATCGGCGTATACCATCTTAAGTTGATCCAAGGCGCGGCCAACAAATTGAGAGCCTACGCTTATATATACACGGAATTGTTTCACGAGAACCCCGACTACGCCACCATTGTGCTTTTATATTTGAAGGGCAACGCCAATTTCAGGCAGACCCCCGGATACCAGGCGATTCGGAATTGGTTTAGGTTTTTGACGGAAATAATAAACGAAGGAATAGAAAGCGGTGAATTTCGTCCTAACGTTGACGCATATATTGTCCGGGCGTTGATCATGGGGGCGATCGACCAGGTGACGGTGAACTGGCTCATGTCGGGCAAGAGCACCAACCTGATGGAAACCGTGGATCCCATAGTGGACGCGGTCATGGAGGGCATCCTGAATCCGGAGGTTGATGAGGACGCCCACTGGAGCAATTGGCGCCGGACCAAGGCGCGGTTGCGCAATAAAAAAATTCCGGCGGGGGAAAAGAAGGAACAAGCCGGATAG
- a CDS encoding fatty acid--CoA ligase, with protein MSVRMIQKSPSAYGYPLLIKQLLATIYEPDQEIVYRDKMTYTYKDMEKRTRKLANALEGLGITQGSTVAVMDWDSHRYLECFFAVPMMGAVLHTINIRLSPEQLVYTVNHAEDDIILVHKDFAPLLEAVKDQLTTVKKFVLIADYEDAPATSLEFAGEYEDLVEAAGEEYEWPDFDENAMATMFYTTGTTGLPKGVYFSHRQLVLHTFGLMSAANSFRAQLKIDAGDVYMPLTPMFHVHAWGMPYSMTVMGAKQIYPGRYEPELILKLYRDYKVSFSHCVPTILHMLLNSPSAKDTDFSGWKMIIGGAALPKGMCIEGLKLGINIYSAYGMSETCPLLTQALLKPNMLDLPLEEQVVYRTKTGLPCPGVQLRVVDPAGNPLPHDGKTAGEVVVRAPWLTQGYLNNPEKSEELWEKGWLHTGDVGIIDELGYLQITDRIKDVIKTGGEWLSSLELESIISQHKGVSEVAVVGVKDDKWGERPMALIVPKEGQELSKEEVQTFMGAWVENGAIPKYGIPESILFVDEIPKTSVGKIDKKEIRAQQG; from the coding sequence ATGTCAGTCAGAATGATTCAAAAAAGCCCTTCGGCCTACGGTTATCCTCTTTTAATCAAACAGCTTCTTGCCACGATTTATGAGCCGGATCAGGAAATCGTTTATCGCGACAAGATGACCTACACTTACAAAGACATGGAGAAAAGGACCAGGAAACTGGCCAACGCCCTGGAAGGATTGGGGATCACCCAGGGCAGCACCGTCGCGGTCATGGACTGGGACAGCCACCGTTACCTGGAATGCTTTTTCGCCGTGCCCATGATGGGCGCCGTGCTTCACACCATCAACATCCGCCTGTCTCCCGAGCAGTTGGTTTACACGGTCAACCATGCAGAAGACGATATCATCCTGGTTCACAAGGACTTCGCGCCCTTGCTGGAAGCCGTCAAGGATCAGCTTACCACGGTGAAAAAGTTTGTGCTCATCGCCGATTATGAAGACGCCCCGGCCACCAGCCTGGAATTCGCAGGAGAGTACGAAGATCTGGTGGAAGCGGCCGGCGAGGAATACGAATGGCCGGATTTTGACGAAAACGCCATGGCTACCATGTTCTACACCACGGGAACCACGGGCCTGCCCAAGGGAGTGTATTTCAGCCACCGCCAGTTGGTGCTGCACACCTTCGGCCTTATGAGCGCGGCCAACTCGTTCCGGGCTCAGTTGAAGATCGACGCCGGGGACGTGTACATGCCCCTGACGCCCATGTTCCACGTTCATGCCTGGGGCATGCCCTACTCCATGACCGTAATGGGCGCCAAGCAGATTTATCCCGGAAGGTACGAACCCGAGCTGATCCTCAAGCTGTACCGGGATTACAAGGTTTCCTTCTCCCATTGCGTGCCCACCATCCTGCACATGCTGCTCAACTCCCCCTCCGCCAAGGACACGGACTTCAGCGGCTGGAAAATGATCATCGGCGGCGCCGCACTGCCCAAGGGCATGTGCATCGAAGGCCTGAAGCTGGGCATCAATATTTATTCGGCCTACGGCATGTCCGAAACCTGCCCGCTTCTGACCCAGGCGCTGCTCAAGCCCAACATGCTGGATCTGCCCCTGGAAGAACAGGTGGTGTACCGGACCAAGACCGGTCTGCCCTGCCCGGGAGTGCAGCTTCGCGTTGTGGACCCGGCCGGCAATCCTCTGCCCCACGACGGCAAAACCGCCGGCGAGGTGGTCGTGAGAGCCCCCTGGCTGACCCAGGGCTACCTGAATAATCCGGAAAAAAGCGAAGAACTTTGGGAAAAAGGTTGGCTTCACACAGGTGATGTTGGTATTATCGATGAACTCGGTTACTTACAAATTACCGACCGTATAAAAGACGTGATCAAAACCGGCGGCGAATGGCTCTCCTCCCTGGAGTTGGAAAGCATCATCAGCCAGCACAAGGGCGTCAGCGAAGTTGCGGTTGTAGGCGTGAAAGACGACAAATGGGGCGAGCGCCCCATGGCCCTTATCGTTCCCAAGGAAGGCCAGGAGCTTAGCAAAGAAGAAGTGCAGACTTTCATGGGCGCCTGGGTGGAAAACGGCGCAATACCCAAATACGGCATCCCTGAAAGCATTCTGTTTGTAGACGAAATCCCCAAAACCAGCGTGGGAAAAATTGACAAGAAAGAAATTCGGGCTCAGCAGGGGTAA
- a CDS encoding branched-chain amino acid ABC transporter substrate-binding protein, which yields MKTRTMMKTIALILAVLFLSAPAMAADTIKIAFIDPLTGPFANVGDMGLKHFIFAADRINANGGVLGGKQLEMVPFDSKVSPKESLIQLQRAIDQGIQYVIQGNGSAVTGALMEAIAKHNKRYPDQQVLLINHAAVTPAFTEEKCDFWHFRTDAHVTMKIKVIADYLTSRPDIKKIYLINQDYVFGHSVSAAAKEYLAKMRPDIEIVGDDFHPIGKIKDFSPYITKIRSSGAQGLITGNWGNDMTLLIKAGTSAGLDLEYYTFYAGGLGGPTAIGEAGIGKVYQVTEFNNALCIQYKNKEDEDRILAFKEKYGEDIFYLKSKVTMDMLAMAMDKAGNAKPKDVAYALEGMEIDGYYGKTIMRAQDHQLLQPMFMSRLVKQGDGFAKYDMENTGMGWETVYKVDAVDTAIDSPCDMKRP from the coding sequence ATGAAAACCAGGACCATGATGAAAACCATCGCTTTGATTCTCGCCGTTTTATTTTTGTCCGCTCCGGCCATGGCCGCGGACACCATCAAGATCGCCTTTATCGATCCCCTGACAGGCCCCTTCGCCAACGTGGGCGACATGGGTCTCAAGCACTTCATCTTTGCTGCTGACAGAATCAACGCCAATGGCGGCGTTCTGGGCGGCAAACAACTCGAAATGGTCCCGTTTGACAGCAAGGTGAGCCCCAAGGAAAGCCTCATTCAGCTTCAGCGCGCCATTGACCAGGGCATCCAGTACGTGATCCAGGGCAACGGCTCCGCAGTCACGGGCGCTCTCATGGAAGCCATTGCAAAACACAACAAGCGCTATCCCGACCAGCAGGTGCTTCTGATCAACCACGCCGCCGTCACCCCGGCCTTCACCGAAGAAAAATGCGACTTCTGGCATTTCCGTACTGACGCGCATGTGACCATGAAAATCAAGGTCATCGCCGACTACCTGACCTCCAGGCCTGACATCAAGAAAATTTACCTGATCAACCAGGACTACGTGTTCGGTCACTCCGTCAGCGCCGCCGCCAAGGAATACCTGGCCAAAATGCGCCCGGACATTGAAATCGTGGGCGACGACTTCCATCCCATCGGAAAAATCAAGGATTTCTCCCCTTACATCACCAAAATCCGGTCCTCGGGCGCCCAGGGCCTCATCACCGGCAACTGGGGCAATGACATGACCCTGCTCATCAAGGCCGGCACCAGCGCAGGCCTGGACCTGGAATACTACACCTTTTATGCAGGCGGCCTTGGCGGCCCCACGGCCATCGGCGAAGCCGGCATCGGCAAGGTTTACCAGGTTACGGAATTCAACAACGCCCTGTGCATCCAGTACAAGAACAAGGAAGACGAAGATCGCATCCTCGCTTTCAAGGAAAAATACGGCGAAGACATCTTCTACCTGAAGAGCAAAGTCACCATGGACATGCTTGCCATGGCCATGGATAAAGCCGGAAACGCCAAGCCCAAAGACGTAGCCTACGCTTTGGAAGGCATGGAAATCGACGGCTACTACGGCAAGACCATCATGCGCGCCCAGGATCATCAGCTCCTGCAGCCCATGTTCATGTCCAGGCTGGTTAAGCAGGGCGACGGCTTTGCCAAGTATGACATGGAAAACACCGGCATGGGTTGGGAAACCGTGTACAAGGTGGACGCCGTGGATACCGCCATCGACTCTCCTTGCGACATGAAACGGCCCTAA
- a CDS encoding branched-chain amino acid ABC transporter permease produces MSEFIIFSLLNTLIYGLLLFMLSSGLTLIFGLMNVLNFAHASFYMIGAYFAYQVSLYIGFIPALFLAPLGVGILGMIVERYGLRKVHAHGHVAELLFTFGLFFLFNEVVILIWGRNPVDYQIPGFLDFPLFTLFGADFSAYKGFMLLISIAMFIGMYLVINRTRIGLVIQASLTHPEMVSVLGHNVPAVFMYVFGAGAALAGLAGVIGGNFLVTEPGMAMALGPIVFVVIVVGGMGSLTGAFISSLLLAGLQTFAVGMNYSLADFLGHFGIQAASEGFWGDIVRIEIANTRAMIPFLFMIFMLIFRPKGLMGVREE; encoded by the coding sequence ATGTCCGAATTTATAATTTTTTCACTCCTAAACACGCTCATATACGGCTTGTTGCTGTTTATGCTTTCCAGCGGCCTCACCCTCATTTTTGGTTTAATGAATGTTCTTAACTTTGCTCACGCCAGCTTTTACATGATAGGGGCTTACTTCGCCTATCAGGTCAGCTTATATATTGGGTTTATTCCCGCCTTGTTCCTGGCTCCGTTGGGGGTAGGAATTCTGGGCATGATTGTGGAGCGTTACGGCTTGCGCAAAGTGCACGCCCACGGTCATGTGGCGGAGCTTTTGTTCACATTTGGGCTTTTCTTCCTGTTCAACGAGGTGGTCATCCTCATCTGGGGCCGCAACCCAGTGGATTACCAGATTCCAGGCTTTCTGGACTTTCCGTTATTCACCCTGTTCGGCGCGGATTTCTCGGCGTACAAAGGTTTTATGCTGTTGATTTCCATCGCCATGTTTATAGGCATGTATCTTGTTATAAATCGCACCAGAATAGGTCTTGTCATTCAAGCATCCCTGACGCATCCCGAAATGGTCAGCGTATTGGGCCATAACGTTCCGGCGGTTTTCATGTACGTATTTGGCGCAGGCGCCGCCTTGGCCGGGCTTGCCGGAGTCATCGGCGGCAACTTCCTGGTCACTGAGCCGGGCATGGCCATGGCGCTGGGCCCCATTGTCTTTGTGGTGATTGTGGTGGGCGGCATGGGCAGCCTGACGGGAGCTTTCATTTCGTCTCTGCTTTTGGCCGGACTCCAGACCTTTGCCGTAGGCATGAACTACTCGTTGGCCGACTTCCTGGGCCATTTTGGGATCCAGGCAGCCAGCGAAGGCTTCTGGGGAGATATTGTGCGCATTGAAATCGCAAACACCCGGGCCATGATCCCCTTCCTGTTCATGATTTTTATGCTGATATTCAGGCCCAAAGGTCTTATGGGGGTGCGTGAAGAATGA
- a CDS encoding branched-chain amino acid ABC transporter permease — MIENTTMDSAEIKGGQAVQSGFSGAVIAKWAGIWLGFILISLALPKIFDSRFAMSMFNQMGIAIVFALSFNMLLGQGGLLSFGHAVFYGMGGFGAIHVLCMVNDGELRIYTELLPLAGGIFSAILGFILGFISTRRAAIPFALITMGIGELLLASSLLLPSFFGGEEGIAGDRWTEITMLPFKYGQAIEVYYLILIWMFLSVAAMYLLTKTPLGQMANAVRDNHQRAQFIGYDPHKVRTFQFTLAAFFAGIAGGLFAINYEMVTAENLGMLPSTDILMMTVIGGITYFFGPILGAIFITFLQLVVSNITHAWMLYFGLMFILMVMWAPDGLAGLIMRHQPIWRAKRMTKILPSYLVALIPGLVMFAGVIVLVEIMFHISLSIDPESPLSIMGVSFKAQAFMPWALGILLLGVGGYLFKLAARRVNQAWKTVLAEIKQEGV, encoded by the coding sequence ATGATTGAGAATACCACTATGGACAGCGCTGAAATTAAGGGCGGCCAGGCGGTTCAATCCGGTTTTTCCGGGGCTGTGATCGCCAAATGGGCCGGAATCTGGCTTGGCTTCATCCTGATCTCGTTGGCTCTTCCTAAAATTTTTGATTCACGGTTCGCCATGTCCATGTTCAACCAAATGGGCATAGCAATAGTTTTTGCATTATCCTTTAATATGCTCCTCGGACAAGGCGGCCTGCTGTCCTTCGGCCACGCCGTGTTTTACGGCATGGGGGGCTTTGGCGCCATCCACGTCCTGTGCATGGTCAATGACGGAGAGCTTAGGATATACACCGAACTGCTGCCTCTGGCGGGCGGAATATTCTCGGCGATTCTGGGCTTTATACTGGGCTTTATTTCCACCCGCAGAGCGGCCATTCCCTTCGCCCTCATCACCATGGGCATCGGGGAACTGCTTTTGGCAAGCTCCTTGCTGCTGCCCAGCTTTTTCGGCGGCGAGGAAGGCATCGCCGGCGACAGGTGGACGGAAATCACGATGCTGCCTTTTAAGTACGGCCAAGCCATTGAGGTGTACTACCTGATCCTCATCTGGATGTTTTTGAGCGTGGCGGCCATGTATCTGCTGACCAAAACTCCCCTGGGGCAAATGGCCAACGCGGTGCGCGACAATCACCAACGCGCCCAGTTCATCGGATACGATCCTCATAAGGTCAGGACCTTTCAGTTCACCCTGGCGGCCTTTTTCGCAGGAATCGCCGGCGGCCTGTTCGCCATTAACTATGAAATGGTCACTGCGGAGAATCTGGGCATGCTGCCTTCCACCGACATCCTCATGATGACGGTTATCGGCGGCATCACCTACTTTTTCGGTCCCATCCTCGGCGCCATATTCATCACCTTCCTGCAGTTGGTGGTTTCCAATATCACCCACGCCTGGATGCTGTACTTCGGGCTTATGTTTATTCTAATGGTCATGTGGGCGCCTGACGGACTGGCCGGTCTGATCATGAGGCACCAGCCCATCTGGCGGGCCAAACGCATGACGAAAATCCTTCCCTCCTATCTGGTCGCCCTCATCCCCGGCCTGGTTATGTTCGCCGGAGTGATCGTCCTGGTGGAAATCATGTTCCACATCTCCCTCAGCATTGATCCCGAGTCGCCGCTGAGCATCATGGGCGTCAGCTTCAAGGCCCAGGCTTTCATGCCCTGGGCGTTGGGAATTCTGCTTTTGGGCGTAGGAGGCTACCTCTTCAAACTGGCAGCCAGAAGAGTGAACCAAGCCTGGAAAACCGTCTTGGCAGAGATCAAACAGGAGGGAGTGTGA